A region of Algiphilus sp. DNA encodes the following proteins:
- the rmuC gene encoding DNA recombination protein RmuC, with protein MTIEILAQEPLFWLIAGPLAALAVLLLIATVMLRAALGRSRDTAQAARDECTALQARAESQATRLAEREAELERVRAEATDLRDRLHAEQTAAAELRTRMAAEQQAAQEKQKLLEATREQLEERFKSLSSEALEASKKSLLQLAEQRFQRQEELAKNDLEKRRQAVEELVKPLRESLTKLESHNQKLEAARSEAYGAINQQMKALIETHLPALRGETDRLVKALRQPHTRGRWGEVQLKRVAEMAGMTEHVDFSEQESVSAEGGRLRPDMTVHLPGGRRIVVDSKAPVSAYLEAIEAADETARNGLLKQHAQQLRSHIHALGDKKYFAQFERTPEFVVLFVPGEVFFSEALKSDPSLIEYGAERKVIVASPTTLIALLKAVSYGWRQQDLAENAEKVAKLGRELYDRIGTLAGHWQKVGKSLDSAVDAYNSAVGSLETRVLVSARKFRDLQVGGEEQEQLQTLDHAARPLSAPEMQPPEDGALGHEPEEPA; from the coding sequence ATGACCATCGAAATCCTCGCGCAGGAACCGCTGTTCTGGCTGATCGCCGGCCCGCTCGCCGCGCTGGCGGTGCTGCTGCTGATCGCGACCGTGATGCTGCGCGCCGCGCTCGGCCGCAGCCGCGATACGGCGCAGGCCGCCCGCGACGAATGCACCGCCCTGCAGGCGCGTGCCGAGTCGCAGGCCACGCGCCTCGCCGAGCGCGAGGCCGAGCTGGAGCGCGTGCGCGCCGAGGCCACCGACCTGCGCGACCGCCTGCACGCCGAGCAGACCGCCGCCGCCGAGCTGCGCACACGCATGGCGGCCGAGCAGCAGGCCGCGCAGGAGAAGCAGAAGCTGCTGGAAGCGACCCGCGAGCAGCTCGAGGAGCGCTTCAAGTCGCTGTCTTCGGAGGCTCTGGAAGCCAGCAAGAAGTCGCTGCTGCAGCTCGCAGAGCAGCGCTTCCAGCGCCAGGAGGAGCTGGCGAAGAACGATCTGGAGAAGCGCAGGCAGGCGGTCGAGGAGCTGGTCAAGCCGCTGCGCGAATCGCTGACCAAGCTGGAGAGCCACAACCAGAAGCTGGAGGCCGCGCGCAGCGAGGCCTACGGCGCCATCAACCAGCAGATGAAGGCGCTCATCGAGACCCATCTTCCGGCGCTGCGCGGCGAGACCGACCGCCTGGTCAAGGCCCTGCGCCAGCCGCACACGCGCGGCCGCTGGGGCGAGGTCCAGCTCAAGCGCGTCGCCGAGATGGCCGGCATGACCGAGCACGTCGACTTCAGCGAGCAGGAAAGCGTCAGCGCCGAGGGTGGCCGGCTGCGTCCGGACATGACCGTGCACCTGCCCGGCGGGCGGCGCATCGTGGTCGATTCCAAGGCGCCGGTGTCGGCCTACCTGGAGGCCATCGAGGCCGCCGACGAGACCGCGCGCAACGGGCTGCTCAAGCAGCACGCGCAGCAGCTGCGCAGCCATATCCATGCGCTTGGCGACAAGAAGTACTTCGCGCAGTTCGAGCGCACCCCCGAGTTCGTCGTGCTCTTCGTGCCCGGCGAGGTCTTCTTCTCCGAGGCGCTGAAGTCCGATCCGAGCCTCATCGAATACGGCGCCGAGCGCAAGGTCATCGTCGCCTCGCCGACGACCCTGATCGCGCTGCTCAAGGCGGTGTCCTACGGCTGGCGCCAGCAGGATCTGGCCGAGAATGCCGAGAAGGTCGCCAAGCTCGGCCGCGAGCTCTACGACCGCATCGGCACGCTGGCCGGTCACTGGCAGAAGGTGGGCAAGAGCCTCGACAGCGCGGTGGATGCCTACAACAGCGCCGTCGGCTCGCTGGAGACGCGCGTGCTGGTGTCGGCGCGCAAGTTCCGCGACCTGCAGGTCGGCGGCGAGGAACAGGAGCAGCTGCAGACCCTCGACCACGCCGCGCGCCCGCTTTCGGCGCCGGAGATGCAGCCGCCGGAAGACGGCGCGCTCGGTCACGAGCCGGAGGAGCCGGCATAG